Proteins co-encoded in one Cataglyphis hispanica isolate Lineage 1 chromosome 4, ULB_Chis1_1.0, whole genome shotgun sequence genomic window:
- the LOC126849247 gene encoding 60S ribosomal protein L10, whose amino-acid sequence MGRRPARCYRYCKNKPYPKSRFCRGVPDPKIRIFDLGKKKASVEDFPLCVHLVSDEYEQLSSEALEAGRICANKYMVKNAGKDQFHIRMRLHPFHVIRINKMLSCAGADRLQTGMRGAFGKPQGTVARVHIGQPIMSVRSSDRHKAAVIEALRRAKFKFPGRQKIYVSKKWGFTKYDRSEYEELKAAGYLAPDGCNVKYLPEHGPLEEWKKFRKVLAAA is encoded by the exons ATGGGGCGCCGACCAGCGAGGTG ttatcgatattgtaaaaataaaccgTACCCGAAATCCAGATTTTGTCGTGGTGTGCCGGATCCAAAGATCCGTATTTTCGATCTTGGCAAGAAAAAAGCATCGGTGGAAGATTTTCCATTATGTGTGCATCTGGTGTCAGATGAATATGAACAACTCAGTTCTGAAGCTTTGGAAGCCGGACGTATCTGTGCTAACAAGTACATGGTGAAGAATGCTGGCAAAGATCAGTTCCATATTCGTATGAGACTTCATCCTTTCCATGTTAttcgtattaataaaatgttatcatGTGCTGGAGCCGATAG GCTTCAAACTGGTATGAGAGGAGCCTTTGGCAAGCCTCAGGGTACTGTAGCAAGAGTACACATTGGTCAACCGATTATGAGCGTGCGTTCCTCTGATCGCCATAAGGCGGCTGTCATTGAAGCTTTGCGACGTGCTAAATTTAAGTTCCCAGGGCGCCAGAAGATTTATGTATCAAAGAAATGGGGTTTTACGAAATATGATCGTTCCGAATACGAAGAACTTAAAGCGGCAGGATATCTTGCCCCAGATGGTTGCAATGTCAAATATCTACCTGAACATGGACCACTTGAGGAATGGAAGAAGTTCAGAAAGGTACTTGCTGCTGCTTAA
- the LOC126849178 gene encoding E3 ubiquitin ligase Rnf157 isoform X1 has product MGSLTSRQNAGVEEVDITSNHAYKYPPRTGSYFGSHFIMGGERFDTPQPEAYLFGENADLNFLGSRPTPFPYPPPQAGDPTKTLKSLVNIRKESLRLVRNMDQTSTSSQYHNVKLYGDIDIDKKPSRYNIEFVFDCDVKCAITIYYFCTEEISTKGVAYIPRDSSMNSETYHYKKGANQLFSQTSHIFDPTLYTEEDLMYNADREIIPIAIHCVAEEGSDDPKQSHTTIAVVEKHSDGTYVLKALKQKIYVDGLCYLLQEIYGIENKNTENAKQQGSDEDTEDNGSECVICMSDVRDTLILPCRHLCLCNSCADSLRYQANNCPICRAPFRALLQIKALQKAIGTIISNPPLPEGSCENIPSGYEAVSLIEALNGPYIPRTAIIASESPDTPDTDTASAIQAAETLNRSAERTPVSKHISAKEDISARSSGTACPTPEFRMSVLLSRDEHSGSQKELHNRSPATRTKSVHSRDKSSLRARDTLRLVNEKQQQVSLYEGQGQDEDSEAEKLSPLLDAATSTEALDVHSHRICDIDIDDEIQNTENENDADITCHSH; this is encoded by the exons ATGGGATCGTTGACAAGCAGACAGAATGCTGGTGTCGAAGAAGTTGATATCACTTCGAATCATGCTTACAAATATCCTCCACGAACtg GTTCCTATTTTGGTAGTCATTTCATAATGGGCGGCGAACGATTTGATACACCTCAGCCTGAAGCATATCTCTTTGGAGAGAATgcagatttaaatttcttaggCAGTCGACCAACACCT TTTCCATATCCTCCACCACAAGCAGGCGATCCTACAAAAACATTAAAGAGTTTAGTAAACATAAGGAAGGAATCTTTAAGATTAGTTCGTAATATGGATCAAACATCGACATCTTCGCAATACCATAATGTCAAGCTTTACGGAGATATAGACATTGACAAAAAACCTAGTCGCTATAATATCGAATTTGTATTTGACTGTGATGTCAAATGCgcgataacaatatattatttttgtacagaGGAAATTTCAACAAAGGGAGTTGC ATACATACCACGAGATTCATCTATGAATTCTGAaacttatcattataaaaaaggaGCAAAccaattattttcacaaacaTCGCATATATTTGATCCAACATTGTATACCGAAGAAGATCTAATGTACAATGCAGATAGAGAA attattcCAATAGCTATACATTGTGTAGCTGAAGAAGGATCAGATGATCCAAAACAATCTCATACGACCATAGCTGTTGTCGAAAAACATTCTGATGGCACATATGTGCTAAAAGCGCTAAAGCAAAAAATCTATGTAGATGGCCTCTGTTATTTGCTACAAGAGATTTATGgaattgaaaacaaaaatactgAAAATGCAAAG CAGCAAGGCAGCGATGAGGACACTGAAGACAATGGATCCGAATGTGTTATTTGCATGAGTGATGTACGCGACACGTTAATTTTACCATGCAGACATTTGTGTTTATGCAATTCTTGCGCCGATTCCTTGAGATACCAAGCGAATAATTGTCCGATATGTCGCGCGCCATTTAGAGCACTCTTACAAATTAAAGCTCTTCAAAAAGCGATTGgtacaattatatcaaatcCGCCATTGCCAGAG gGAAGCTGTGAGAATATTCCATCAGGCTATGAAGCAGTGTCTCTGATAGAAGCTTTAAATGGACCATATATTCCACGGACTGCTATTATTGCATCAGAATCCCCAGATACACCTGATACAGATACGGCAAGTGCTATTCAAGCTGCGGAAACTTTAAATcg cTCGGCCGAACGTACTCCGGTCTCGAAACACATATCTGCTAAAGAAGACATCTCAGCCAGATCTAGCGGTACTGCTTGTCCGACTCCCGAATTCCGAATGTCTGTATTATTATCCAGAGATGAACATTCAGGTTCTCAAAAAGAACTGCACAACAGATCTCCAGCTACGCGAACCAAATCAGTACATTCGCGCGACAAATCTAGTTTAAGAGCGCGCGACACATTGAGATTGGTGAATGAAAAACAACAACAAGTTTCTTTATATGAG GGGCAAGGACAAGATGAAGATAGTGAAGCAGAGAAATTGTCACCATTATTAGATGCAGCTACAAGTACTGAAGCTTTAGATGTACATTCCCATAGAATATGCGACATTGATATTGATGACGAAATTCAGAAcacagaaaatgaaaatgacgCGGATATTACCTGTCATTCGCATTAG
- the LOC126849178 gene encoding E3 ubiquitin ligase RNF157 isoform X2, which translates to MGSLTSRQNAGVEEVDITSNHAYKYPPRTGSYFGSHFIMGGERFDTPQPEAYLFGENADLNFLGSRPTPFPYPPPQAGDPTKTLKSLVNIRKESLRLVRNMDQTSTSSQYHNVKLYGDIDIDKKPSRYNIEFVFDCDVKCAITIYYFCTEEISTKGVAYIPRDSSMNSETYHYKKGANQLFSQTSHIFDPTLYTEEDLMYNADREIIPIAIHCVAEEGSDDPKQSHTTIAVVEKHSDGTYVLKALKQKIYVDGLCYLLQEIYGIENKNTENAKQGSDEDTEDNGSECVICMSDVRDTLILPCRHLCLCNSCADSLRYQANNCPICRAPFRALLQIKALQKAIGTIISNPPLPEGSCENIPSGYEAVSLIEALNGPYIPRTAIIASESPDTPDTDTASAIQAAETLNRSAERTPVSKHISAKEDISARSSGTACPTPEFRMSVLLSRDEHSGSQKELHNRSPATRTKSVHSRDKSSLRARDTLRLVNEKQQQVSLYEGQGQDEDSEAEKLSPLLDAATSTEALDVHSHRICDIDIDDEIQNTENENDADITCHSH; encoded by the exons ATGGGATCGTTGACAAGCAGACAGAATGCTGGTGTCGAAGAAGTTGATATCACTTCGAATCATGCTTACAAATATCCTCCACGAACtg GTTCCTATTTTGGTAGTCATTTCATAATGGGCGGCGAACGATTTGATACACCTCAGCCTGAAGCATATCTCTTTGGAGAGAATgcagatttaaatttcttaggCAGTCGACCAACACCT TTTCCATATCCTCCACCACAAGCAGGCGATCCTACAAAAACATTAAAGAGTTTAGTAAACATAAGGAAGGAATCTTTAAGATTAGTTCGTAATATGGATCAAACATCGACATCTTCGCAATACCATAATGTCAAGCTTTACGGAGATATAGACATTGACAAAAAACCTAGTCGCTATAATATCGAATTTGTATTTGACTGTGATGTCAAATGCgcgataacaatatattatttttgtacagaGGAAATTTCAACAAAGGGAGTTGC ATACATACCACGAGATTCATCTATGAATTCTGAaacttatcattataaaaaaggaGCAAAccaattattttcacaaacaTCGCATATATTTGATCCAACATTGTATACCGAAGAAGATCTAATGTACAATGCAGATAGAGAA attattcCAATAGCTATACATTGTGTAGCTGAAGAAGGATCAGATGATCCAAAACAATCTCATACGACCATAGCTGTTGTCGAAAAACATTCTGATGGCACATATGTGCTAAAAGCGCTAAAGCAAAAAATCTATGTAGATGGCCTCTGTTATTTGCTACAAGAGATTTATGgaattgaaaacaaaaatactgAAAATGCAAAG CAAGGCAGCGATGAGGACACTGAAGACAATGGATCCGAATGTGTTATTTGCATGAGTGATGTACGCGACACGTTAATTTTACCATGCAGACATTTGTGTTTATGCAATTCTTGCGCCGATTCCTTGAGATACCAAGCGAATAATTGTCCGATATGTCGCGCGCCATTTAGAGCACTCTTACAAATTAAAGCTCTTCAAAAAGCGATTGgtacaattatatcaaatcCGCCATTGCCAGAG gGAAGCTGTGAGAATATTCCATCAGGCTATGAAGCAGTGTCTCTGATAGAAGCTTTAAATGGACCATATATTCCACGGACTGCTATTATTGCATCAGAATCCCCAGATACACCTGATACAGATACGGCAAGTGCTATTCAAGCTGCGGAAACTTTAAATcg cTCGGCCGAACGTACTCCGGTCTCGAAACACATATCTGCTAAAGAAGACATCTCAGCCAGATCTAGCGGTACTGCTTGTCCGACTCCCGAATTCCGAATGTCTGTATTATTATCCAGAGATGAACATTCAGGTTCTCAAAAAGAACTGCACAACAGATCTCCAGCTACGCGAACCAAATCAGTACATTCGCGCGACAAATCTAGTTTAAGAGCGCGCGACACATTGAGATTGGTGAATGAAAAACAACAACAAGTTTCTTTATATGAG GGGCAAGGACAAGATGAAGATAGTGAAGCAGAGAAATTGTCACCATTATTAGATGCAGCTACAAGTACTGAAGCTTTAGATGTACATTCCCATAGAATATGCGACATTGATATTGATGACGAAATTCAGAAcacagaaaatgaaaatgacgCGGATATTACCTGTCATTCGCATTAG
- the LOC126849267 gene encoding mediator of RNA polymerase II transcription subunit 9, translating into METAELPEDVSLRATQFTVDDLDIEILPLIYEIIRSVEKDPHDTTQKAKESQDTSHKILELQKKLDSARSQIKRLPGIEYSKEEQLQKLETLRKQLRLKRELLLKYRNTCTFEIPKI; encoded by the exons ATGGAGACGGCAGAACTGCCAGAGGATGTCTCTCTGAGGGCAACGCAATTTACTGTAGATGATTTAGACATAGAGATACTACCACTCATTTACGAGATTATTCGcag tgTAGAAAAAGATCCGCATGACACTACGCAAAAAGCAAAAGAGTCGCAAGATACCAGCCACAAAATCTTAGAATTGCAGAAGAAATTAGATTCTGCACGATCACAA ATTAAGAGATTACCTGGAATAGAATACAGCAAGGAAGAACAATTACAAAAACTTGAAACTTTACGCAAGCAATTGAGACTGAAGCGTgaacttttattaaagtatcgTAATACGTGTACATTTGAAAtaccaaaaatataa
- the LOC126849152 gene encoding high-affinity choline transporter 1-like codes for MGVYVTGIIGVIVFYIAVLGVGIWAAAFKRKKAAQGQDDMMLANRRLGPLLGVFTLIATWVGGAFVNGTAEAMFTKGLAWCQVPIGYSLSLIFGAILFVRPMRKAEYVTMLDPFQERYGAGVGGLLFLPALCGDLFWCGAVLRALGSSLAVVAGIDPNISVCASALLAAVYTVFGGLYSVACTDALQLLCILLGLVIATPFAILHPAVSFENNLTLRDWLGHIKSEDLGEWVDGMLLLIFGGIPWQGYFQRILSIKSTSVATTLSIASMCGCLILAVPSAIIGVVARATDWSAVPGYNRTFSTDDGNAAMPMVLRYLTPQWISFVGLGAISAAVMSSADSSILASSSMFTRNVYKLTIRPKASERELNWVLRISVIAVSVLSTLVALMVSSVYYLSYLCSDLVYVVLFPQLLAVIHWPSLVDTYGCLAGYFIAIVLRLAGGEKGLSIYPLIEYPFYDTRTRTQKFPFRTAVMIIALFTQLFTSFLTRNLLGKGYFPECCDVLNIYSPGKSKETSGVVQSSSGAALMDSSSKSTSGMDSCDSTGVYDDDRTTCHHVEGAMTDCVDGNTAIGRGDHVESSRTKSVGISVVQRANHNLQNLQNLRNCMTPARIPGTASQYATVQSDVYRGQILGVRNLRPGPVGQVLSPTRSIGIPATPSIAPCAPSYAKVGCELGPSSEKPRDNNDRVNIVDKNNVEYNLNAQENVPASVGPKKSVKGVKLVGMEGGTLRRPSLQGTFSPTPSVELVNILDRRQSSGSYGPGSLSPVPSMGVEACKTHGTATEGQGGNEHCKIKRGIVRHHSFNDTGDRTLTTLARQPNYPSMPLRPEDCRMSLAKKDKRLSTIGRHSSVTNDTELSNTNSMIVCSPTYSMYNSAAKNSNYFVTDDEAVSRF; via the exons ATGGGGGTGTACGTAACAGGCATAATCGGCGTGATTGTGTTTTATATCGCGGTGCTAGGTGTCGGCATATGGGCCGCCGCgttcaagagaaaaaaagccgCGCAAGGTCAGGATGATATGATGTTGGCGAATCGTCGTCTTGGCCCTCTGCTCGGTGTTTTCACTCTCATTg cGACATGGGTTGGAGGAGCTTTTGTCAACGGGACTGCCGAGGCCATGTTTACGAAAGGTCTGGCCTGGTGTCAAGTTCCTATTGGATACAGTCTCAGTTTGATTTTTG gtGCTATACTCTTTGTGCGTCCGATGAGGAAGGCCGAGTACGTGACGATGCTAGATCCCTTTCAAGAACGATATGGTGCAGGTGTCGGTGGCTTGCTCTTCCTTCCGGCGCTCTGCGGCGATTTATTCTGGTGCGGCGCCGTCCTGAGAGCACTGGGGAGCTCGTTGGCCGTCGTCGCCGGCATCGACCCAAATATCAGCGTTTGTGCATCAGCACTCTTAGCGGCCgt atatacaGTTTTCGGCGGGTTGTATTCCGTGGCATGCACAGACGCGCTGCAACTGCTGTGCATTCTGCTGGGTTTAGTTATAGCGACACCCTTCGCCATATTACATCCTGCGGTATCATTCGAAAACAATCTGACTCTGCGAGACTGGTTGGGGCACATAAAGAGCGAGGATTTAGGCGAATGGGTGGACGGAATGTTGCTGTTAATATTCGGCGGTATACCTTGGCAG gGTTATTTTCAACGAATCCTAAGTATTAAGAGCACTTCCGTTGCCACGACTCTATCAATAGCCTCGATGTGCGGTTGCCTGATACTCGCGGTGCCATCAGCCATAATCGGGGTAGTTGCTCGTGCCACCGACTGGTCCGCAGTTCCAGGATACAACAGGACGTTCTCCACGGACGATGGAAACGCCGCGATGCCGATGGTTCTACGATATCTCACGCCTCAATGGATATCCTTCGTTG gtCTCGGCGCGATCTCGGCGGCAGTGATGTCTTCAGCAGATTCCAGTATACTCGCCAGTAGTTCCATGTTCACCAGAAATGTCTATAAACTCACTATACGACcgaaa GCTTCCGAGCGTGAGCTGAACTGGGTCCTGAGAATTTCCGTAATCGCGGTCTCTGTGCTGTCCACTCTCGTCGCTCTCATGGTCAGCAGTGTTTATTATCTCtc gTATTTGTGCTCCGATCTCGTTTACGTCGTCTTGTTCCCGCAATTATTAGCCGTTATTCATTGGCCTTCTCTAGTGGATACTTACGGCTGTCTGGCAGGATATTTTATCGCTATTGTTTTGCGTCTCGCTG GCGGTGAAAAAGGACTCAGCATATATCCGCTGATCGAATATCCATTCTACGATACAAGGACGCGTACCCAGAAATTTCCCTTTCGCACCGCTGTCATGATAATTGCTCTCTTCACTCAACTCTTCACCAGCTTTCTCACAAGAAACCTACTCGGCAAGGGTTATTTTCCGGAATGTTGCGACGTGTTGAACATTTATTCGCCCGGGAAATCCAAGGAAACATCGGGCGTCGTGCAAAGCAGCTCTGGCGCCGCCCTCATGGATTCATCTTCG AAATCAACGTCGGGTATGGACTCGTGCGATAGCACGGGCGTTTACGACGATGACAGAACTACGTGTCATCACGTGGAGGGCGCGATGACCGATTGTGTCGATGGCAACACGGCGATCGGTCGCGGTGATCACGTCGAGTCGTCGAGGACGAAGAGTGTTGGCATCTCGGTCGTGCAGAGAGCGAACCACAATCTACAGAATCTGCAGAATTTACGAAATTGCATGACACCGGCACGCATACCCGGTACGGCGAGTCAATACGCGACCGTTCAGAGTGATGTGTACCGAGGTCAGATCCTCGGGGTGAGAAACTTACGGCCAGGTCCCGTCGGCCAGGTTCTCTCGCCCACTCGGTCGATCGGCATTCCAGCGACACCGAGCATCGCTCCGTGCGCTCCATCCTATGCCAAGGTAGGCTGCGAGCTCGGGCCGAGCAGCGAGAAGCCGCGAGACAACAATGACAGAGTCAACATCGTTGATAAAAACAACGTGGAGTATAATCTTAACGCTCAGGAAAATGTGCCTGCGAGTGTGGGTCCGAAAAAAAGTGTTAAGGGCGTAAAATTAGTCGGTATGGAAGGCGGCACATTAAGAAGACCGTCGCTGCAG GGCACATTCTCGCCGACACCGTCCGTGGAATTAGTCAACATTCTGGATAGGAGACAAAGCAGCGGTTCATATGGTCCAGGTTCTCTGTCCCCCGTACCATCGATGGGGGTAGAAGCGTGCAAAACCCACGGAACCGCGACCGAGGGGCAGGGCGGGAACGAGCATTGCAAGATAAAAAGAGGCATCGTGCGGCATCACAG TTTCAATGACACAGGCGACCGAACGCTGACAACGCTTGCCAGACAGCCCAATTATCCGTCGATGCCATTGAGACCGGAAGATTGTCGTATGTCGTTGGCGAAAAAGGACAAGAGACTCTCTACGATCGGCAGACATTCATCGGTAACGAATGATACCGAACTCAGCAACACGAATAGTATGATCGTCTGCAGTCCTACTTACAGCATGTACAATTCAGCCGCTAAGAATTCCAACTATTTTGTCACCGATGACGAAGCTGTCAGCAGGTTCTAA
- the LOC126848991 gene encoding caspase-1-like isoform X2 — MGSLTNDSESEVEILQIDKDEIFVENVAPTNISSEQDYRTRSNSMINLIGIKDLFTTHVNIVIPCRSRSKSLPTLDYYTTPEEDQEQNFGKPDNAERFKSDAEKSDLIDANIFSNRYIVNDDTLIDKEPFTAFIPVPIDADRYNMNHKNRGKCIIFNHEEFDSGIDKREGSTADAIRLQKSFGRLGFDIEIEKNLSHNKVMDKIEKLSQYDHTDNDCLCIIMLTHGLQNDLIWAKDVAYKSEKIWKPFTADKCITLAGKPKLFFFQACRGDQVDSGVVLSPRSLTQSEATDTVSSYKIPTHADFLIAHSSVQDFYTWRNPTEGTWYIQCLCEVLDEYGTTMDLIKMLTLTARKVATDFASINPIDKTMHDKKQVPSMTSMLIRSVYFPPKLNQQLNTT; from the exons ATGGGGTCCTTGACGAACGACAGCGAAAGCGAAGTCGAGATATTACAG atAGATAAAGACGAGATATTTGTCGAAAATGTTGCGCCAACCAATATATCTTCGGAGCAGGATTACAGAACTAGATCCAATtcgatgataaatttaatcggCATTAAAGATTTGTTTACAACTCATGTAAACATTGTGATTCCATGCCGATCCCGAAGCAAATCTTTACCCACTTTAGATTATTAT ACAACACCGGAGGAAGATCAAGAGCAAAATTTTGGCAAACCAGACAACGCGGAAAGATTCAAATCCGACGCAGAGAAGTCAGATTTAATCGAcgccaatattttttcaaatcgatACATAGTCAATGATGACACTTTGATTGACAA AGAACCATTCACTGCATTCATACCAGTACCGATAGATGCTGACCGCTATAATATGAATCATAAAAATCGCGGCAAATGCATAATCTTCAATCATGAAGAATTTGATTCGGGTATTGACAAACGTGAAGGTTCAACGGCAGACGCGATAAGATTACAAAAGAGTTTTGGCAGACTTGGATTCGACATTGAAATTGAGAAAAACTTAAGCCACAATAAAGTTATGGACAAGATAGAGAAAC TAAGCCAATATGATCACACAGATAACGATTGTCTCTGCATTATCATGCTAACTCATGGATTGCAAAACGATTTGATATGGGCGAAAGACGTTGCCTACAAATCCGAAAAAATCTGGAAACCATTTACCGCCGATAAATGTATAACGCTAGCAGGAAAGCCAAAATTGTTCTTCTTTCAA GCTTGTAGAGGCGATCAGGTCGATAGTGGTGTGGTATTGTCTCCTCGTAGTTTGACACAATCAGAAGCAACAGATACCGTATCATCTTATAAGATTCCTACTCATGCAGATTTTCTAATCGCTCACAGTTCGGTTCaag atttttacaCTTGGAGAAATCCTACGGAAGGCACATGGTATATTCAATGCCTGTGCGAAGTATTGGATGAATACGGAACAACGatggatttaataaaaatgttgacaTTGACAGCACGGAAAGTCGCCACAGATTTCGCCTCTATTAATCCCATAGATAAGACTATGCACGACAAGAAACAAGTTCCGTCAATGACGTCAATGTTAATCAGATCAGTTTACTTTCCACCAAAATTGAATCAACAATTGAATACAACGTAA
- the LOC126848991 gene encoding caspase-1-like isoform X1: MGSLTNDSESEVEILQIDKDEIFVENVAPTNISSEQDYRTRSNSMINLIGIKDLFTTHVNIVIPCRSRSKSLPTLDYYTTPEEDQEQNFGKPDNAERFKSDAEKSDLIDANIFSNRYIVNDDTLIDKEPFTAFIPVPIDADRYNMNHKNRGKCIIFNHEEFDSGIDKREGSTADAIRLQKSFGRLGFDIEIEKNLSHNKVMDKIEKLSQYDHTDNDCLCIIMLTHGLQNDLIWAKDVAYKSEKIWKPFTADKCITLAGKPKLFFFQFGDFFQACRGDQVDSGVVLSPRSLTQSEATDTVSSYKIPTHADFLIAHSSVQDFYTWRNPTEGTWYIQCLCEVLDEYGTTMDLIKMLTLTARKVATDFASINPIDKTMHDKKQVPSMTSMLIRSVYFPPKLNQQLNTT, from the exons ATGGGGTCCTTGACGAACGACAGCGAAAGCGAAGTCGAGATATTACAG atAGATAAAGACGAGATATTTGTCGAAAATGTTGCGCCAACCAATATATCTTCGGAGCAGGATTACAGAACTAGATCCAATtcgatgataaatttaatcggCATTAAAGATTTGTTTACAACTCATGTAAACATTGTGATTCCATGCCGATCCCGAAGCAAATCTTTACCCACTTTAGATTATTAT ACAACACCGGAGGAAGATCAAGAGCAAAATTTTGGCAAACCAGACAACGCGGAAAGATTCAAATCCGACGCAGAGAAGTCAGATTTAATCGAcgccaatattttttcaaatcgatACATAGTCAATGATGACACTTTGATTGACAA AGAACCATTCACTGCATTCATACCAGTACCGATAGATGCTGACCGCTATAATATGAATCATAAAAATCGCGGCAAATGCATAATCTTCAATCATGAAGAATTTGATTCGGGTATTGACAAACGTGAAGGTTCAACGGCAGACGCGATAAGATTACAAAAGAGTTTTGGCAGACTTGGATTCGACATTGAAATTGAGAAAAACTTAAGCCACAATAAAGTTATGGACAAGATAGAGAAAC TAAGCCAATATGATCACACAGATAACGATTGTCTCTGCATTATCATGCTAACTCATGGATTGCAAAACGATTTGATATGGGCGAAAGACGTTGCCTACAAATCCGAAAAAATCTGGAAACCATTTACCGCCGATAAATGTATAACGCTAGCAGGAAAGCCAAAATTGTTCTTCTTTCAA tttggTGACTTTTTTCAGGCTTGTAGAGGCGATCAGGTCGATAGTGGTGTGGTATTGTCTCCTCGTAGTTTGACACAATCAGAAGCAACAGATACCGTATCATCTTATAAGATTCCTACTCATGCAGATTTTCTAATCGCTCACAGTTCGGTTCaag atttttacaCTTGGAGAAATCCTACGGAAGGCACATGGTATATTCAATGCCTGTGCGAAGTATTGGATGAATACGGAACAACGatggatttaataaaaatgttgacaTTGACAGCACGGAAAGTCGCCACAGATTTCGCCTCTATTAATCCCATAGATAAGACTATGCACGACAAGAAACAAGTTCCGTCAATGACGTCAATGTTAATCAGATCAGTTTACTTTCCACCAAAATTGAATCAACAATTGAATACAACGTAA